The Candidatus Cloacimonadota bacterium genome segment ATTAAGATCACAAACAACAAATCCCAAAAGACAAATAAATTCCAGATACAAAATTAGAAACAGCAAACCTGCTTATGCTTAGAGTTGTTTTTGAATTTGCAATTTTCTTCATTGCTATTTATTTGAAATTTGTGTTTTGGGATTTGATATTTCATCTCTGTTTTTCCCTTTTTCCTATCTCTAAATATTTTTAATCAATTTACAAAGTTATGTTATTAAACGCCCTTTGTATTTCTTCCCCAAATATATTTATGCAGTTGCAGCTGCATTCTATAATTACTTTTATCAACCAATAACCATTCTGCTAATGTTTCAGGGGAAAGTTCCGATAAGACCGGAGAAAAAATATTTTTATAGTTTTGAAGATCATTTTCCCGGATAAAATCCAGAGCATATAAATAATCTTCTCTATTGCTTATAACATACTTTAATTCATCTTTTTCAGCATCGATATAATTAAGATTTTCCTTTAAAAAACTCTTTTCATAACCGCTGGAAGGACATTTTACATCCACGATTTTGATTACATCTTCAGGAACATTCTTCAAATTGATTGAACCGTTTGTTTCAAGGAGGATTTTATAATCGTTATCTTTCAGAATATGGAAAAGTTTATAGACTTCGTTTTGGAGAAGTGGTTCTCCGCCTGTTATTTCAACCAGTTTTATGGGATTGTATTTTTCGATTTTTTTTAGAATATCGTTTACTGAAAGAGTAAACTTCGTTTCGTAACTATAAACCGTGTCGCAATATTTGCATCGCAGATTACATCCGGAAAGACGAATAAAAATACAGGGGAATCCAGTGAAAGATGATTCTCCCTGGATGCTGAAAAAAATTTCAGAAAGGTTTAACATACAATGTTTACATTTAAATGTCTAATATTAAAAAGGTAAATAAGGGAATCTTTTATGATA includes the following:
- a CDS encoding radical SAM protein; translated protein: MLNLSEIFFSIQGESSFTGFPCIFIRLSGCNLRCKYCDTVYSYETKFTLSVNDILKKIEKYNPIKLVEITGGEPLLQNEVYKLFHILKDNDYKILLETNGSINLKNVPEDVIKIVDVKCPSSGYEKSFLKENLNYIDAEKDELKYVISNREDYLYALDFIRENDLQNYKNIFSPVLSELSPETLAEWLLVDKSNYRMQLQLHKYIWGRNTKGV